Genomic DNA from Rana temporaria chromosome 1, aRanTem1.1, whole genome shotgun sequence:
TAATATGCATGATTAAAGTGGTAtaatccaaaaccaaaaatgtaatatattgcaacttaccacaGCTGCAATGCCCACTGGATATTTTTACCCAGTATGCATTGCCATCCCTTCCTCTGTTTGCTTGACTGGGGCAGGTATGTCCTtacaagaaaacacaaaaaatgttaggaaaaaataaatatgtgtataGAAAAAAGTCATTAACAGCTGGGGATATGTTAATGTGGGGCCAATGAAGCCAGCGATTTGCTCTAAACCTGGAAGTAGCTGCAGTGAATATTTGTTGTGGGTGATTACATCTTCTAGACCAAGCTGTGTGTACTAAAATGGAGCAAAAGGAAGATTGGGATACTATTCCCTGATACATAGCAGATCACCATTTCAGTTGCCTCTCCAAAAGTGGCGAAAATGGTGAAGACACCCTGAACGATACACCACTGGTGGGTGATTTATCTCTCCCCCTACCCATCCAGCTTTTCAGTGCCATACAAACAGGGGGAGGTGGAAGAATAAGAGTAGGACAAGATGGCAGTGAAAGAAGGATAGAAGTAAGGAAGGAAGAAGTCACATTGGTAATGCTGCCATCTACTACTTTCATGTGgcagatgcaacaattatggattttacaaactgttcgtaaatttactgataGTTGGCAACCCTGATCTGCGGGCAGTtggattcaaggaagtaaatgctacatgaatcatctgtccTTACTCGGGGTGATGATGTCAGCCCTCTCCAGGGAGAGGGCTTAGTTCCAAAGTAAGTATACTATGCATAGTAGCACATTATACAATTGCCTTACAgggttgtttttgtattttttttaaacagctgtGGTTTTCTTACggctttaaaataattaaaataaattaaatagcatttttagtCTGTGATGTATAGATACAGTTAAGTTCCCCTTTAACCTCCACATACAGAAAGGTTTTTTcgcagctgtgaaaatgtggaatacactctcaggcctcgtacacacgaccgagtttctcggcaaaaaccagcaagaaacttgctgggagaattttttttgcagaggaaaccggtcgtgtgtacattttcgttgaggaaactgtcgagaaactcgatgagccaaaaagagagcatgttctctatttccttgacgggaatggagaaaattggcttgtcaagttcctcgacagcctaacaaggaactcgacgaggaaaacgatgtgtttcgcccgtcgagtttctcggttgtgtgtacgaggcttcacaagaactagttctggccagctaagtaggttgctttaaaaaaagagcTTAATGCATTTCTAAATCCCAAAAAATTAACTGGATATTAATATTGGTAAGTAATAACACCAGGGATAGTTGATCTGGGGGGAACATCCAATTGCCTTTTGGGGGATCAGGAAAGAACTTTCTTTCCCCTGCTAGAGCGAATTGGATCATGGTTGGATAATTTCTGGTTTTTTCTTatcctttggatcaactgtgggatcaCCTATAAGATTGTGTACTGTATATGGAGATTTTTGATTTGTTAGGTTTTTTCTATTGGTTGTTCTAGATGGGCTTGTGTATTTTTCGATGTGACTAACTatggggcctgatccacaaaaacccggcggaacgtaatttttcctatttaagttacaccaccgcaaaatctctacctaagtgcccgatccacaaagcacttacctagaaattttgagcggtgtaacttaaatccgtcctgcgcaaggcgttcctaatttaatggggcgagtccttttcccgacgtgctttgcgcggttttatgtTGCGCAGGGTTTTAAGAATCGCgaagggcgtaaaaaaaaaaaacgagttgcggcgggaaaaaaaatgacagcgacgcggggtagaagggtctacttttacaaggtgtaaacagtttaggccttgtaaaagcagccctaattttgcgacagcaaactaatacttacggagaaaaaacgaagcgtaaaagctttgtggatctccgtaagtgctaatttgcatacccgaagcggcatttcgacgagaaatgcccccagcggcagctgcggtactgcatcctaagatccgacagtgtaagtcccttacacatgtcggatcttctgcctacctatgtgaaactgattctgtggatcagttccataaatagaaacagggatacgacggcgtatcagtagatacgccggcgtatcccttttgaggatcaggccctatgTACCTATGGCTGCTGTCCTCTGCCTGGACCGTGATCTCCTCAAGAGATGGGTTCTGATCCCATCCTCTATCGCTCAGATCAAATATTTTGGCCCTGCTACTTCTCTACTATATAAAAAAGTAAAGGTACTTTTCTTTTCAGTGAGGCCATTTAGTTGAAACCAGTGAAAGTTGTccttgctttaacctccctggcggtacgattatttcagaaaaaaggtgctgaaagcggtacgattatttgcaaggaaatttggcgttttatactgtaggcctgtaattcttaggaataactcatttaaatctgaccaaacaagagactagtaggcatcccgggtatgaaataaaaaaaaaaaaaaattataaattataatataataaataataataaataattataacaaataataatataattataataaaaattattcaataatgtaatcaactcaaaatcactgaaatgtgctcagtcgcacaattctgcaagtgattataatttattatcgctgttttctagctgctctaaaaccattttttacataaagggacacttttggttgctatggacaatctacagtttgcaggcagaaagaacagttttttattatataaaataacatgtagggcactgggcagaccactagggacaagggggtgtgtacttttttacatacagtactgtaatctataagattacagtatactgtatgtattgtgtttgtttacctttttgaatttggcgctgttctccgctcccgtgcatcgtaacgtcgcagggaacagagatcggcggcacaggaggacactgtgtgaatcgagcgaggtcccgctcgctcacacagtgcaatggcatcgctggatccagggacaaggtaagtaaaccaagcctgtggattcagcgaggcgagcccgagtctgactcggggttaccgatcgtagccaaaaaatctcaacccgagtcagactctggaacaccgccaggggggttaacaggACGCCATGCAGGCCGCAAAGCTGTCATTGTACAGAACATTGATGATGGCACCTCTGACCTTCAGTACAGCCACGCCCTGTTTGCTGGCATTGATCGCTATCCTCGTAAGGTGGCCGCCACTATGGACAAGAAGAGAATTGCCAAGCATTCTAAGATCAAGTCATTTGTGAAGGTGTACGACTACAACCACCTCATGCCAACCAGATACTCTGTTGATATTCCTCTTGACAAAGCTGAGGTGAACAAGGATGTTTTTAGGGACCCAGCTCTGAAAAGGAAAACCAGAATGGAGGCCAAAGTAAAATTTGAGGAAAGGTACAAGACAAGCAAATACAAGTGGTTCTTCCAGAAGCTGCGGGTTCTAAAGCACTGTTCATTTGGTTCACCAATAAATGtgttgaaaaaagtaaaaaaaaaaaaaggtaaagataCACGTGGCTCTACATGCAACACGGCAGGCGTAGAACACTCAAGCAATCCCAACTTCTCCAGGTGTAGACAGTTTCAAAGGGACTGGCAAGATATTGATATTTTGTGTGTGTCAGCACTGATCATTTGTCAAGaataggctggttgtacacaaagattgacttgtgtacaaccagcctgcccatacatgaatcaaaattcaTCTGGTCTCTGCTGGAcgggccaaattttgatccatgtgtggccaACTTTACACTTTTACATCTTCATGTGCTTAACAACACACACATTACAAAGTAATATTTTCTGTATTATTTGATAAGAACAGGCTTCAAGCTTGAGTTTGCACAAAGAAGGTTTCTtgcagtaaaaatatatatttaagttCCCGTCAGTAGAAAGAAATAGCTTAATATGATGTATAtggaaaaatgcagtaaaaataactttttttttctcccgaccAATAACAACACATTATTCTTGCCATCATTATGCCCATTCTGTGGATCTGTGGGAGATGTGCAGTAATATTTCTAACCTTTGCTAAAAGGCGGTTTGTGGGGTGGCTCTCAGCACTTTCATTTAAAAGATTTCCTTAAAACATGCGGCTGAAATCAGCTATCGCGTAGCAGCCTCCTCTGAAATTATGTCAAATTAAAAAGAATAAATGACGGTCATGATTAAGAGAAAATTGCAGGCTGCTATGGATTATGCTAAAAGGTCCTATTTCCATTGTGCCTATACGTAATGACCTTGGCGGAATGACAATGGATCTTTTCTGAGATGTAAATTCAGACGCTTTGCCGTCGCTGGAAGGATGAATGCGCTAAGTTTGATGTTGTTATATTTGGGGGTATatattttgatcttttttttttgcaaaaggaaATGTAAGATCAAATGTATAATTAATCGTTTGCAAATGTAGCAGTGTGAAATTACCTGATGTGCTTTAGGAATCCATTTACATATTGTAGCAATTACAAAATAAATAGAGTCCATAATGAAAGGTGTTATTCAAAAGCTTAACATTCAGGTAATTAAAGGGAATGTGTACTATGTATAACCATGCTGTACAGACATTATAATTATTTACCACGGCTTCATTCTACCCTTCTTTCTGTTTCTCTATGCCAGACATGCAGTGATCTGCAGGTTTTTATATGGCGATATTGGTAATAACAATGTGAACATAATGTGAGCTGAGAATACAGATTCAATTAGCATATTTAACACATTTCAAAAGGATGTATTGGCAGAAACAAAGGAATGCGGCTCTGAATTCATTAATACACAATTAATTATATTTTTCGAGCAATAAAATTACTAGAATGTGACTTGGTATCAGTCTCTTCAAAATTCTTCTGCACAGCAGAGCTCAAGCTGAGGGAGGGAGAAGCACTGGACCCCTAGATCGGAGACCACACGTGTAAAGaacaactcagcacagggatggtgggaacctctcataatgggcacagcaggtgtacagacccaggtactcagcacagggatggtgggaacccctcattggGCACAGCAGGTTACAGACCTGGGAaatcagtacagggatggtgggaacccctcataatgggcacagcagatgtacagagccgggaactcagcacatggatggtgggaacccctcataatgggcacagcagatgtacagagccgggaactcagcacagggatggtggaaaccccttataatgggcgcagcaggtgtacagacttgggtactcagcacagggatgatgagaacccctcatactgggcacagcagatgtacatagccgggaactcagcacagggatggtgggaacccctcatattgggcacataaggtgtacagacctgggaactcagcacagggatggtggaaacccctcataatgggcacagtgaggctgcaattgatgggcacagttttatCTAGCAGTAATGATACATAATCACCTGATAAATGGTTATTTACAGCCCTACATTACTAACAGGTTAATTTTGAGGACCAGCCACCGCTGAGAAGCAGCATAAAGAGTAAGTCAGGTGTGCTGCAGTGCTCATGTGAGAACAAAAAAACATGCTGATAGAGAAGTAAAGcacagagatgagctcatcagtctgccgAGTCTCCTTTCACAGTCCAGTAACAGACTTGGAGAAGGACAAGACATTTAGGGGTGGATTTGCTAAATGCAAATAGacgttgcactttgcaagtgcaggtgAACTCAATTACCCCAAAGCTTAGTGAATATGATGTAGCTTCACTTTGTAGAGAATATGTAATtgggtgcaaggaaaaaaaaaaacttggggttGCCacgtaggtaccacgtgggtaggtactggagcatgatgggattgtgacatcataagagaggccaaTATAAATCATCGAGCACCGGACACCCGGCAtaacagcgggaagaagcgttgtgtcaacatgggaagaagagaagaaggcagaagaagacagaagaagagcgggctggccactgctagtaatcgagctaacacacgaagatagcggcggccagccctgaagaagaaggcaccggagaacgatccggagaagaaccggggccgagatgacagcggagaagatgggagaagacccccagtgagcagaagaagacccccggtgagcggaagaagacccccggagagcggagtagacccccagagagcggaagaagcccccccctgctaaaagagctaaagaagacaggggggggcccccggagctgactaataaattaatttaaaaaccctgtgttgtgttttttttctttgcactttgcctccaggtgaatgggtaagggtacgatgtaccccatattcattcacctagggtggggggccggtatctggggggccccttattaaaggggtctcccagattccgataagcccccgcccgcagaccccgacaaccaatggctgggttgtcgggaagaggccctgtccctatcaacatggggacagggtgctctggggtggggggaccccgcagtgcgccccctgccccagagcacccaaccccctcatgttgagggcatgcggcctggtacggctcaggagggggggcgctcgttcgtccccactcctttcctggccggccaggtagtgtgctttggatacgggtctggtatggattgtggtggATCCCCCacatcgatttttcggcgtaggggggtctccttacaacccataccagacctaagggccttgtatgctcctggggggggaacccatgacggttttttatttaaaatttggcgtggagttctccctcaggattcataccaaacgctgcaactagaattggcgggaatccaagtcggatctcccgtcgcttctatgacggctttgtctccatcgcggcaagccagctcgtcgctggctcccgcgatggggctcgtaggtggtcaatcgcggtcacccactgtattgTTAGGGAGCTCAGGTACAGTCATGTGATCTCCCCAGCGCCAGCTACAAGGCAGAGGAGAGAGCAATCTAATGATTGTTCGGAATGCCTGGGGGGTGACGCCTTAGGCTTATTATAGGCCATCTGTTTTTggctgtccctcctctcccctgaatcTGCTATTAGCTaagagaggagagccaatcacatAACCAGACTGGAGCTTCCCAAGAATAGGTGAATATATGCATCTTGCTTCCACAGGGTAGTTAGTATAGGTGTTAAAAGGGGTGGGAGCAGTTTTAAGTTTAGTTAGTATTACCCTGGAATTCAACTTTAAGAATAAGTGTCCATCTACACGTTTCATCCAAGTGAAAAATATACCATCAGGTAGTCCAGCTCCCTTTTATATATGACCTATACTaacatactgtataatatataagCTCAATCTCTCTAGGGATAGGCCCCTAAACCCCCCAGAAtagcacatagcataaaatctttaCATTTATTTAGGAACAaattaaaagctcatttacaagtGTAGTCATCAACAAGGGCATAAATAAGTGTTACTCCAAGGGATGACTCTCCGTTCTCGGCCACCATCCCAGTCAGTATATTGTCCAGTGTGAGACACTGATACAAACAGGGCAATGCTTCCGGATTGTGTGTCATCAGACTGCTAATTATTCTGCTGGGATAAACAATCCCAAAATCCCAAAAGTAATGTTTGAGAAGTACACCTATTGCTtctcaaacatttaaaaaaatatggaaaaagtggtgagatgAATGAATCACGTTCTAATTCTAATTTAGAATAAAGGTTAGGTATGTTCTTAGTAGACTACAGTAGATGTCCTGTCATAGAGATTTcctatattttattaatataacATACCAGTTGCTCTGGAATATTTTTGGATATCTTTAAATATTTTTGAAAAACTTGATGGTGCGTTTATTGCCTTGTGGGGCAATTTGATCTTTGAacttttttatgtcttttattgtttttgtgtttccctttttcatgtgatttttttttaccaaaaaaaaattggaggttgtacctttgggccagatccacagagagagtacgccggcgtatctactgatacgccggcgtactttcaaatttcccgcgtcgtgtcTTTCGTTTGAATCCCCAaaccaagatacggcggcatctgggttcgatccgacaggcgtacggcttcgtacgccttcggatcgtagatgcaatactttggcgtccgctgagtggagtttgcgtcgttttccgcgtcgggtatgcaaattagctatttccgatgatccacgaacgtacacaccgcccgtcgcattctcttacgtcgtctctagtctgctttttccggcgtatagttaaagctaggattttgcggcgtatagttagacttgccatgttaagtatggccgtcgttcccgcgtcgaaatttgaatttatttttttgcgtaagtcgtccgtgaatagggatggacgttgcaacgtcatttagcacaatgcacggtgggaaatttagggacggcgcatgcgcagttcattcggcgcagggacgtgcttcatttaaatgaaacacgccccctactcgccaatttgaattacgcgccgagagatacactacgccgccgcaacttacggcgcaaattctttgtggattcaaagaattaaaaagtaagttacagtggcgtagcgtatctcccatatgcTGCGCCCGTACAGATCtctctggatctgcccctaagtggtGCATTTAGTTTGTCCCAatgtttacatatatttttgaGTATAGAGCTACAGTATGTTTGCCTCAATCATGTTTGAATGCACTTACTGTTGACTCACtgactacctctgctggaagtctattccaagcatcaactactcttTGAGTAAAATAAAACTTTCTAAGATTATTTTTGAACTTTACTTctgctagtttgaggtcatgtccccatGTTCTTGATGTTAGCTTCAAATTGACAAATAtggccctcctgaaccttatttaCATCCTAGGTGTTTGTCTCACCtttcccatcttttttttttttttttaatagtttatgATTTTTATTAGACTTATGACAAATGCATGCAACTGTGGTTTGTCTAGCAAGTTGTGCAATTCATATTTAGATGCTTCCACTTTGTCCAAGTCTGTTGCATCTACCATGTACACAACTGCATTGACACCTCTACAGTAGCGCTCCCACATACTGCGAAATCTTGGCTGACCTCCAATATCCCAAACCTTGATAGTAACATTGCCTTTGGTAACCTTTCTCATGTTGAAGCCAACAGTAGGAATCATGTCTTCTGTGAACTGACCTGACGCTATGACGTTGACGAAGGTGGTCTTCCCCGAATACTGCAACCCGACCAGCGTCAGCTCCATCTCCTCCTTCCAGAACAGGGACTTGAACCAGTCCAGCAGCTTGTTGATGAGGGCCAGCATGGTCCTGCCGAGGCAGGAGGACTGTAAGACTGCTTTAGTGCTGCTGAACGCGGCCGCTCCGACTCCCCGGAACCCTACGGCTGGTGCACAGTCCCAAGCGGCCGCCTGTCATATGACTAACGTGACGTCACGGCCCAACAGCACCGGGGCTTAGTAATAGCGAGTCAAGAGAGGAAGGAGGCACGGGACCCTGTCTTCCCATCTTTTCTTAAGGCTGAACATTTTGGAgttgaattactaaaggcaaattggctgttcacttagcaagggaagttgcactttgcaaggcaaTTTTTCCCAGCATTTAGTGAATAtggtattttgcaaagaatacacatcaaaaacattattaataaataataaaaaaaatgcatttttgctcgCACATGAATGGACGATGGAAGACAGCAGAGTTCCACTTTATTCACTAAGCCTTGGGGAAACACACTTGAAAAAAGCAAATCCCCTTGCAAATTGAACAGTTCATCAATCCCATTAAACTCCTGAGGTCTCTTCTGATATGTTTTAACCCCCAGACCTTTCACCatatttgttgcccttctctggactttgtcgtatcttatcaatatctttttgtaagtAAGGTGGCTGTCAGCTGTAGAGGTGAGTGTTAAGAGTCTTCATTTgcagactttttaaaaaaaaatagttttcaagTAAGTCTTTAACATAAAGAAAATTCTATGTAATTATAAtaacatcatttaaaatacatttcaatattttttttataaattacacATTAGCTGAACCAATGATCATTTTTAAAGTGTACTGATTATGCATCCTAACAAGAAATCTCTCTTATTGCTTCCTTTTGATCTGATATAACACAGAAAGCATTTTATTTTATCTGTTGGATACTTTGGATAAATTACCTATTGatagttttctgtgttttttgccTGTGCTGGTATTAGGTTACTGTTGTTCCCATCTATCTATGTCTACTACAAAACCCCTACAGCCCTGTGCAGGGTtgtcaactttcagtaaatttacaaacagtttgtaaaatccataaatgtcccatctgtccatgaatgtcagttacggacattcagcctacatgtccgtaatggacattcaaggacagaatGTACGGATGTACGGCAAAAtgtacggattttacaaactgttcgtaaatttacagaaagttggcaaccctgccctgtgtcatggaaaaaaaagtggGAGGTGTTTGTAGTTCTATTCTAAGCTCACAATGCTgcttctccatagatacagtagggTGAGAAAGTATTGTCACCCTAGGAAgtgtgtttctggcaggatcaccaggtgcaaatgcaccaggtacaaaaaaaaataaaacccctttcacactgaggcagtcttcaggcgttttagcgctagaaatagcgcctgtaaagtgcctgaaaactgcctcccattctctGCAATGGGTGCTTTTACACTGGGCCGGCGCGCTTGCGGGACGTTCAGAAAAGTCCTGGAAGCTGCATCTTTGGGGTACACAGCACTCCCAAAGTGCCCTTGTACTTTGCAATTGCCTGAAAAGCACTTCGGAAACTCGGCTAAAACGAGCAGTGCTTTATTGCGAACGTGgccgcggccccagtgtgaaaggggtctaaaaatgAAAGTTAATCTAGCCTTTACACCTTAACATCTAAAGACTGATAAGCTGCAACAtagtatgtttttctttttgggcTTAGGCTCCATTACACCTGAGCACACTAGAATCACAGGCGGAATCATGCGATTCTGCCCACGATTTCAGAATCATTACAAAACACAGGAAGCATTTGCAATGCCAatatttcttaatggcaccccaaacacagTGCGATGTTGTGTCAATTGTCCTGcgacaaaacacacaaaaatcaCACCACCAAATGCTCCTGGCTCTGTGCCAAAATTTAGTACATGAGCTTCTGTGGAGCGTTTGAATGGAGCTTTGTTGTTCTTGTGTTAacgcaccaatttcactttcaggccccattcacatctagcataGTGGGATTGCACATTTTGTGGCGTGTTTTTTCTTAGACATGCATAGGGCAGCCTCTTGATTTCAATGTGCTGCTCTACATGTGGCTTATGGGGCATTTTGGCGTTTTGTGGgttgaatattttttactgtgtgttttgcagaatttGCCACCCGttttttcacatggcaaaatatgtgtttgcttctgtgtttggtgtgccgTTAACAATTATGGCACTAAAAGCGcaactagtaattttaggtgtataaaggtggtcatacactatacaatccgattgtatattgtgtatttagtgagaagggtgatcatTGATGATGGGTGAttgatttctttaaaaaaagtgtGCATCTGGAAATGGGCAGGTAGGTAGGAGGGTGGAttatgcagggtgtgtgctaataagGTCAGCTGGTCAACCCCTTCCTATGTCATGActtaaagtctgaccaggaagtaaggcaaaaCTAATAGATACGTTCGGAAACATTGATGAGGATAAGTGAAGTAAGTGTCTGTAGATtcaatggaaagctttgatatttttgcaaaaaaaaaagtacattaatgctatattggaacATAGGGGGCTggaatatagcaaaaaaaataaaaaagtgaacaaaGGTGAAGTTAGCCTTTAAGTTTTGCAATGCATTGCTGTAGGGCCACACAACCGTATTCTTGTCACATTTTTGATTTCTAAACAGACTGCAGCTTGTAGCATACTGCATATATAAAACACAAACAACTAGTCTACACACAAAGTGAAGACAATATAAACCAATTCCTACAGAAGTGCACTTACCCATATTAGTTAATAAATGTAAAAGGC
This window encodes:
- the LOC120932469 gene encoding 60S ribosomal protein L27-like, with amino-acid sequence MGKLMKPVKVVLALTGRHAGRKAVIVQNIDDGTSDLQYSHALFAGIDRYPRKVAATMDKKRIAKHSKIKSFVKVYDYNHLMPTRYSVDIPLDKAEVNKDVFRDPALKRKTRMEAKVKFEERYKTSKYKWFFQKLRVLKHCSFGSPINVLKKFEVMSPCS
- the LOC120932521 gene encoding ADP-ribosylation factor-like protein 8B-A, whose product is MLALINKLLDWFKSLFWKEEMELTLVGLQYSGKTTFVNVIASGQFTEDMIPTVGFNMRKVTKGNVTIKVWDIGGQPRFRSMWERYCRGVNAVVYMVDATDLDKVEASKYELHNLLDKPQLHAFVISLIKIINY